Proteins from a genomic interval of Pantoea deleyi:
- the fabG gene encoding 3-oxoacyl-ACP reductase FabG produces the protein MSFEGKVALVTGASRGIGRAIAETLAARGAKVVGTATSQSGADAISAYLGDKGKGLLLNVTDAGSIDSVLENIRAEFGEVDILVNNAGITRDNLLMRMKDDEWQDILDTNLTSVFRLSKAVLRAMMKKRVGRIITIGSVVGTMGNAGQANYAAAKAGLIGFSKSLAREIASRGITVNVVAPGFIETDMTRALNEDQRSGILAEVPAGRLGDAQEIANAVAFLASDEAAYITGETLHVNGGMYMV, from the coding sequence ATGAGCTTTGAAGGTAAAGTTGCGCTGGTAACCGGCGCGAGTCGCGGCATTGGTCGTGCGATTGCAGAAACCCTGGCGGCACGTGGTGCAAAAGTGGTCGGGACTGCAACCAGCCAGAGTGGCGCCGACGCCATCAGTGCTTACCTTGGCGACAAGGGAAAGGGTCTGTTACTGAATGTGACTGACGCTGGCTCAATTGACAGTGTTTTAGAGAATATTCGCGCGGAATTTGGCGAAGTGGATATCTTAGTCAATAATGCAGGCATTACGCGTGATAATCTTCTCATGCGCATGAAGGACGATGAGTGGCAGGATATCCTGGATACCAACCTCACATCGGTATTCCGCCTTTCTAAGGCGGTTCTGCGTGCCATGATGAAGAAGCGCGTGGGCCGTATCATCACCATTGGTTCCGTTGTCGGTACCATGGGTAATGCGGGCCAGGCAAACTACGCGGCAGCAAAAGCGGGTTTGATTGGCTTTAGCAAATCACTGGCGCGCGAAATCGCGTCACGTGGCATTACCGTCAACGTCGTGGCTCCAGGCTTCATTGAGACTGACATGACGCGGGCACTGAACGAAGATCAACGTTCCGGTATTTTGGCGGAAGTCCCTGCGGGTCGCTTAGGCGATGCACAGGAAATCGCCAATGCTGTGGCATTTTTAGCCTCTGACGAAGCAGCCTACATCACAGGTGAAACGCTGCACGTCAATGGCGGAATGTACATGGTCTGA
- the fabD gene encoding ACP S-malonyltransferase gives MTQFAFVFPGQGSQTVGMLTELAARYPLVEETFREASDALGYDLWQLVSQGPAEELNKTWQTQPALLAASVAIYRIWQQQGGEQPRLMAGHSLGEYSALVCAGVINFADAVKLVELRGKLMQEAVPEGTGAMQAIIGLDDAAIRKACEESAQGQVVSPVNFNSPGQVVIAGNKEAVERAGAACKAAGAKRALPLPVSVPSHCALMKPAADKLAVALESITFNAPAVPVINNVDVKVETDAAAIRHALVRQLYSPVRWTESVEAMAAQGVTQLLEMGPGKVLTGLTKRIVDTLTAAAVNDTASLSAALGKE, from the coding sequence ATGACGCAATTTGCATTTGTTTTTCCCGGTCAGGGCTCACAGACCGTAGGCATGCTGACTGAATTAGCGGCACGCTATCCACTGGTGGAAGAGACCTTCCGTGAAGCCTCTGACGCACTGGGATATGACCTGTGGCAGTTAGTCAGTCAGGGTCCGGCCGAAGAGCTGAACAAAACCTGGCAGACGCAGCCTGCGCTGTTAGCTGCCTCCGTGGCTATCTACCGGATCTGGCAGCAGCAGGGCGGCGAACAGCCTCGCCTGATGGCGGGTCACAGCCTGGGTGAATACTCGGCGCTGGTCTGCGCAGGTGTCATCAACTTTGCCGATGCGGTGAAGCTGGTTGAACTGCGCGGCAAACTGATGCAGGAAGCGGTGCCGGAAGGCACGGGCGCCATGCAGGCGATTATCGGCCTGGATGATGCGGCGATCCGTAAGGCGTGCGAAGAGAGCGCGCAGGGTCAGGTCGTTTCACCAGTGAACTTTAACTCGCCGGGTCAGGTGGTCATCGCGGGTAACAAAGAAGCCGTTGAGCGTGCCGGTGCAGCCTGTAAAGCGGCGGGCGCGAAGCGTGCTCTGCCACTGCCGGTCAGCGTGCCGTCTCACTGTGCACTGATGAAGCCAGCGGCCGATAAACTGGCCGTGGCGCTGGAGAGCATAACCTTCAATGCGCCTGCGGTGCCGGTAATCAACAACGTTGATGTGAAAGTTGAAACCGACGCGGCGGCTATCCGTCATGCGCTGGTTCGCCAGCTCTACAGCCCGGTCCGCTGGACCGAGAGCGTGGAAGCGATGGCGGCCCAGGGCGTCACGCAGCTGCTGGAGATGGGCCCAGGCAAAGTCCTGACCGGTCTGACGAAACGCATTGTCGATACTCTGACCGCGGCTGCCGTAAACGATACGGCCTCCCTGTCAGCGGCACTCGGTAAGGAATAA
- a CDS encoding beta-ketoacyl-ACP synthase III, whose product MYTKIIGTGSYLPSQVRTNADLEKMVETSDEWIVTRTGIRERRIAAPDETVATMGFSAAQRALEMAGIDANDVGLIIVATTSSSHAFPSSACMIQQMLEIKDCAAFDLAAACAGFTYALSVADQYIKNGAVKHALVIGADVLARALDPEDRGTIILFGDGAGAVVLGQSEEQGIISTHLHADGRYAQLLTLPYQDRAHQDQPAYVTMAGNEVFKVAVTELAHIVDETLQANNLDREMLDWLVPHQANLRIISATAKKLGMTMDKVVVTLDRHGNTSAASVPSALDEAVRDGRIKPGHLILLEAFGGGFTWGSALVRF is encoded by the coding sequence ATGTATACCAAAATTATCGGTACGGGCAGTTATCTGCCCAGCCAGGTTCGCACCAATGCCGATCTGGAAAAAATGGTGGAGACGTCGGACGAGTGGATTGTTACCCGTACCGGCATCCGTGAGCGTCGCATTGCCGCGCCAGATGAAACCGTCGCCACCATGGGATTCAGTGCGGCGCAACGCGCCCTTGAAATGGCAGGAATCGACGCGAACGACGTTGGGTTGATCATTGTCGCCACAACCTCTTCCAGTCACGCCTTCCCCAGCTCCGCCTGCATGATCCAGCAAATGCTGGAGATCAAAGATTGCGCGGCGTTTGACCTCGCGGCCGCCTGTGCAGGTTTCACCTATGCCCTGAGCGTCGCCGACCAATACATCAAAAATGGCGCGGTTAAGCATGCGCTGGTGATCGGCGCTGACGTGCTGGCGCGCGCGCTGGATCCGGAAGATCGCGGCACGATTATCCTGTTTGGTGATGGTGCCGGTGCCGTTGTGCTGGGCCAGAGCGAAGAGCAGGGGATTATCTCCACCCATCTTCATGCGGATGGCCGCTATGCGCAGCTGCTGACGCTGCCTTATCAGGATCGTGCCCATCAGGATCAGCCTGCCTATGTCACTATGGCTGGCAACGAAGTCTTCAAGGTCGCCGTGACCGAACTGGCGCACATCGTCGATGAAACGCTGCAGGCCAACAACCTCGATCGCGAAATGCTGGACTGGCTGGTGCCTCACCAGGCGAACCTGCGCATCATCAGCGCCACGGCGAAAAAACTTGGCATGACCATGGATAAAGTGGTTGTCACGCTGGATCGTCACGGCAACACCTCTGCCGCCTCAGTGCCAAGCGCGCTGGACGAAGCGGTGCGCGATGGCCGCATCAAACCCGGACACCTTATTCTGCTGGAAGCCTTTGGTGGTGGATTCACCTGGGGTTCTGCGCTGGTTCGCTTTTGA
- the plsX gene encoding phosphate acyltransferase PlsX, protein MTRLTLAIDAMGGDFGPCVTVPAALQALASHSELFLLLVGHPDTLTPLLAKADSSLMGRLQVIPAESVIASDARPAQAIRNSRGSSMRVALEMVKEGRAAACISAGNTGALMGLSTLLLKPLDGIKRPALMSVLPHQQQGKTVVLDLGANVGSDSAMLVQFAVMGSVMAEHVLGIPRPRVALLNIGHEETKGLETIRDAAVMLRDTPQINYIGYLEGNELLTGKTDVMVCDGFVGNVTLKTMEGVVRMFLSLLKSSGEGKKRSWWLTLLGRWIQKRLAKRFGQLNPDQYNGACLLGLRGTVIKSHGAANQHAFAVAIEQAEQAVRQHIPERIAARLDAVLARSDKA, encoded by the coding sequence TTGACACGTTTGACCCTGGCGATTGATGCCATGGGCGGGGACTTCGGTCCCTGCGTGACAGTGCCTGCAGCATTGCAGGCACTGGCCTCTCATTCGGAGCTATTCCTTCTTCTGGTCGGTCATCCCGACACTCTCACGCCATTGCTTGCCAAAGCGGATTCCTCCCTGATGGGGCGTTTGCAGGTGATCCCTGCCGAATCGGTTATTGCAAGTGATGCGCGGCCCGCTCAGGCCATCCGGAACAGTCGCGGCAGTTCAATGCGCGTCGCGCTGGAGATGGTCAAAGAGGGACGTGCAGCGGCCTGCATCAGCGCCGGTAATACCGGTGCGCTGATGGGGCTGTCGACGCTGTTATTAAAGCCGCTGGATGGCATTAAACGTCCGGCGCTGATGTCCGTGTTACCGCATCAGCAGCAGGGGAAAACCGTGGTGCTGGACCTGGGCGCAAATGTGGGCTCGGACAGTGCGATGCTGGTGCAGTTTGCGGTGATGGGGTCGGTGATGGCTGAGCATGTGCTGGGCATCCCACGGCCCCGCGTAGCGTTGCTCAATATTGGTCATGAAGAGACCAAAGGGCTGGAAACTATCCGCGATGCCGCGGTGATGCTGCGGGACACTCCGCAGATCAACTATATTGGTTACCTCGAAGGTAACGAGTTGCTCACCGGCAAAACGGATGTCATGGTCTGTGACGGTTTTGTCGGAAACGTCACGCTGAAGACGATGGAAGGCGTGGTAAGAATGTTTCTTTCTCTGCTGAAATCATCAGGGGAAGGCAAAAAACGGTCATGGTGGCTGACGTTGCTGGGACGCTGGATTCAGAAACGTCTGGCGAAGCGATTCGGGCAACTCAACCCTGACCAGTACAATGGCGCTTGTCTGTTAGGATTGCGCGGAACAGTGATCAAAAGTCACGGCGCAGCAAATCAACACGCCTTCGCCGTGGCGATAGAACAGGCAGAGCAGGCGGTGAGGCAGCACATTCCTGAGCGAATTGCTGCGCGCCTTGATGCTGTATTAGCCAGGAGTGACAAAGCCTAG
- the rpmF gene encoding 50S ribosomal protein L32 has protein sequence MAVQQNKPTRSKRGMRRSHDALTTAALSVDKVSGETHLRHHITADGYYRGRKVIVK, from the coding sequence ATGGCCGTACAACAGAATAAACCCACCCGTTCTAAGCGTGGTATGCGTCGTTCGCACGATGCGCTGACCACTGCTGCTCTGTCAGTAGATAAAGTTTCTGGCGAAACTCATCTGCGTCACCACATCACTGCGGACGGTTACTACCGCGGTCGCAAGGTTATCGTTAAGTAA
- the yceD gene encoding 23S rRNA accumulation protein YceD translates to MQKVKLPLTLDPVRTAQKRLDYQGVYTSVQVERVAESVVSVDSDVDCAMSFAVDSQRLAVLTGTAEVNVTLRCQRCNQTFPHHVKVSYCFSPVSSEEQAEALPEAYEPVDVNEFGEIDLLAVVEDELILALPVVPVHDSEHCEVSEADMVFGKLPAEAEKPNPFAVLASLKRK, encoded by the coding sequence ATGCAAAAGGTAAAATTACCCCTAACGCTGGACCCTGTCCGCACCGCTCAGAAGCGCCTTGATTATCAGGGTGTCTACACATCTGTACAGGTGGAGCGTGTGGCCGAGTCGGTCGTTAGTGTGGACAGTGATGTGGATTGTGCCATGTCGTTTGCGGTTGATAGCCAGCGTCTGGCGGTACTGACGGGTACTGCTGAAGTAAATGTGACGTTGCGCTGCCAGCGCTGCAACCAGACCTTTCCCCATCACGTAAAAGTAAGTTATTGCTTCAGCCCTGTCTCTTCTGAAGAGCAGGCCGAGGCATTGCCGGAAGCGTACGAGCCGGTCGATGTTAATGAGTTTGGTGAGATCGATCTGCTGGCGGTTGTTGAGGATGAACTGATTCTCGCGCTGCCGGTCGTTCCGGTGCACGATTCTGAACACTGTGAAGTGTCCGAGGCGGACATGGTCTTTGGCAAACTGCCTGCAGAGGCGGAGAAACCAAATCCATTTGCCGTATTAGCCAGTTTAAAGCGTAAGTAA
- a CDS encoding Maf family protein: MTPSILLASTSPFRQTLLSKLGLPFITAAPEVDESPRPGESAEALVTRLAVAKAQALAGSHPDHWIIGSDQVCVLEGAITGKPHTAENARAQLRAASGKAITFYTGLALFHPASGRLLQCCEPFVVHFRTLTDAEIAGYVEKEQPLQCAGSFKSEGLGICLFDRLEGRDPNTLVGLPLIALSAMLQQAGINPLTA; the protein is encoded by the coding sequence ATGACACCATCAATTCTTTTAGCTTCCACCTCCCCCTTCCGGCAGACGCTGTTAAGCAAGCTGGGGCTGCCTTTTATCACGGCCGCGCCTGAGGTGGATGAGTCGCCTCGTCCCGGTGAAAGTGCAGAGGCGCTGGTAACGCGACTTGCCGTAGCGAAAGCGCAGGCGCTGGCCGGAAGCCATCCCGACCACTGGATCATCGGCTCCGATCAGGTCTGTGTACTGGAGGGGGCGATCACCGGTAAGCCGCATACCGCAGAGAATGCCCGGGCACAGCTGCGCGCCGCCAGCGGCAAGGCCATCACCTTCTATACCGGGCTGGCCCTTTTTCATCCGGCCAGCGGCAGGCTGCTGCAGTGCTGTGAGCCTTTTGTGGTGCATTTCCGCACGCTGACCGACGCGGAAATCGCAGGCTATGTGGAAAAGGAGCAGCCGCTGCAGTGCGCGGGCAGTTTTAAGAGCGAGGGGCTGGGGATTTGTCTGTTTGACCGGCTGGAGGGACGCGATCCCAATACGCTGGTCGGCCTGCCGCTGATTGCGCTCAGCGCGATGTTACAGCAGGCCGGCATCAACCCCTTAACGGCGTGA
- the rluC gene encoding 23S rRNA pseudouridine(955/2504/2580) synthase RluC: protein MKTENPGVQFVAITAENAGQRIDNFLRTQLKGVPKSMIYRIVRKGEVRVNKKRIKPEYKLEEGDEVRIPPVRVAERDEDAVSPKLAKVASLAEAILYEDESLLVMNKPSGTAVHGGSGLTFGVIEGLRALRPEARFLELVHRLDRDTSGILLVAKKRSALRSLHEQLREKGMQKDYLALVRGNWPSHLKVVQAPLLKNILQSGERVVRVSSEGKPSETRFKVEERFDVATLVKASPVTGRTHQIRVHTLHAGHPIAFDDRYGERDFDSQLASTGLTRLFLHAAALTFTHPGTGEVMRVEAPLDDGLKQCLQKLRQRKA from the coding sequence ATGAAAACAGAGAATCCCGGCGTACAGTTTGTCGCCATCACGGCTGAAAATGCCGGACAACGTATTGATAACTTTCTGCGCACCCAGCTAAAGGGTGTGCCTAAAAGCATGATTTATCGCATCGTTCGCAAAGGCGAGGTGCGGGTGAATAAAAAGCGCATCAAGCCTGAGTACAAACTGGAAGAGGGCGACGAGGTGCGCATTCCGCCGGTTCGGGTGGCGGAACGCGATGAAGACGCTGTTTCCCCTAAACTGGCGAAGGTCGCGTCGCTGGCAGAGGCGATCCTCTATGAGGATGAGTCACTGCTGGTGATGAACAAGCCTTCCGGCACCGCCGTCCATGGCGGCAGCGGGCTGACCTTCGGCGTAATCGAAGGGCTGCGCGCATTACGGCCTGAAGCGCGTTTCCTGGAGCTGGTGCACCGCCTGGACCGGGATACCTCTGGTATTCTGCTGGTCGCCAAAAAGCGTTCGGCGCTGCGTTCCCTGCATGAGCAGCTGCGTGAAAAAGGGATGCAGAAAGATTATCTGGCGCTGGTGCGCGGCAACTGGCCGTCACACCTCAAGGTGGTGCAGGCGCCGCTGCTGAAAAACATCCTGCAGAGCGGCGAGCGCGTCGTGCGCGTCAGCAGCGAAGGCAAACCTTCAGAAACCCGCTTTAAGGTGGAAGAGCGGTTCGACGTCGCTACGCTGGTGAAGGCGAGCCCGGTGACCGGACGCACGCATCAGATCCGTGTGCATACGCTGCACGCCGGGCACCCGATTGCGTTCGACGATCGCTATGGAGAACGCGATTTCGACAGCCAGCTCGCCTCTACCGGCCTGACGCGCCTGTTCCTGCACGCGGCGGCACTGACCTTTACCCATCCCGGCACGGGTGAAGTGATGCGGGTGGAAGCGCCACTGGATGATGGCCTGAAGCAGTGCCTGCAGAAGCTGCGCCAGCGGAAAGCGTAA
- the rne gene encoding ribonuclease E produces the protein MKRMLINATQQEELRVALVDGQRLYDLDIESPGHEQKKANIYKGKITRIEPSLEAAFVDYGAERHGFLPLKEISREYFPASYNAHGRPNIKDVLREGQEVIVQIDKEERGNKGAALTTFISLAGSYLVLMPNNPRAGGISRRIEGDDRTELKEALSALELPEGMGLIVRTAGVGKSAESLQWDLSFRLKHWDAIKKAAENRPAPFLIHQESNVIVRAFRDYLRQDIGEILIDNPKVLELARQHIAALGRPDFSSKIKLYTGEIPLFSHYQIESQIESAFQREVRLPSGGSIVIDSTEALTAIDINSARATRGGDIEETAFNTNLEAADEIARQLRLRDLGGLIVIDFIDMTPVRHQRAVENRLREAVRQDRARIQISHISRFGLLEMSRQRLSPSLGESSHHVCPRCSGTGTIRDNESLALSILRLIEEEALKDNTKEVHAIVPVQVASYLLNEKREAVNAIEKRQGGVRAVIVPDDKMQTPHYSVLRVRKGEETQTLSYHLPKLHEAEMAMPSDEEHAERRRPEQPALAAFVMPDAPPAPVEVAPEAKQAKAQPATKTTPEVAVPATVSTGFFGRLIGGLKKMFAGEDAPAAAPVATEVAEPQKPAESEQQSSNSRGERRSNNNNRRNNNRRERTPRNGDNTQSREGREPRESREPREPRESREPRESREPREGNDNRRNKRQSQSAETREERPALSEEARQQRDEQQQQRREQRAERQRRRQEEKRAGEEAAKAAEQAAVVAESQEVTEAQDDERVQVMPRRKPRQLNQKVRVDDNRQPVTAEAAAQPAEARQPQQSDVAQPELQAQQNDEQDDNDNRDSANMPRRSRRSPRHLRVSGQRRRRYRDERYPTQSAMPLAAAAASPEMASGKVWVRYPVSQTSDEQVQNVAPETPAYNREEPADVAAAPVAAAVEAVAQDAPVQQAEPQADTPVPVVNTDDTRAIDAPVDEQPSVVPAAEEAKAEAVAAEAVPAEPVAEASPVASPAAETAEVTKPADAAPAETADADEPVKVAEQTASDVSDVITAEVEEVLNAPVAAEADSAPVSEPHAPVAARDVAPAAPAVVTGQPAPAAETAAHEGTRWKHFASAPMTKAPAPAWQSEPARHSDWVRAPYQFDGRGSAGGHSATHQATAPATKP, from the coding sequence ATGAAAAGAATGTTAATAAACGCAACTCAGCAGGAGGAGTTGCGCGTTGCCCTGGTTGACGGTCAGCGCCTGTACGATCTGGATATCGAAAGTCCCGGACACGAACAGAAAAAAGCCAACATTTACAAAGGTAAAATCACTCGCATTGAACCCAGTCTTGAAGCTGCGTTTGTCGATTACGGCGCAGAGCGTCACGGTTTCCTCCCGTTAAAAGAAATTTCCCGCGAATACTTCCCTGCCAGCTACAACGCGCATGGCCGTCCCAATATCAAAGATGTGCTGCGTGAAGGTCAGGAAGTCATTGTTCAGATCGACAAAGAAGAGCGCGGTAACAAAGGCGCTGCGCTGACCACTTTTATCTCGCTGGCCGGCAGCTACCTGGTTCTGATGCCGAATAACCCGCGCGCGGGTGGCATTTCCCGCCGCATTGAAGGCGACGACCGTACCGAACTGAAAGAGGCGCTGTCGGCGCTGGAACTGCCGGAAGGCATGGGTCTGATTGTCCGTACCGCGGGCGTCGGTAAATCGGCCGAATCGCTGCAGTGGGACTTAAGTTTCCGTCTTAAGCACTGGGACGCGATCAAGAAAGCCGCTGAAAACCGCCCTGCTCCTTTCCTGATCCATCAGGAAAGCAACGTCATTGTGCGCGCCTTCCGCGACTACCTGCGTCAGGATATCGGTGAAATCCTTATCGATAACCCGAAAGTACTGGAGCTGGCGCGTCAGCATATCGCTGCGCTGGGCCGTCCGGACTTCAGCAGCAAAATCAAACTCTACACCGGTGAGATCCCGCTGTTCAGCCACTATCAGATCGAATCGCAAATCGAATCTGCTTTCCAGCGTGAAGTTCGCCTGCCTTCCGGTGGCTCGATCGTCATCGACAGTACCGAAGCGCTGACCGCCATCGATATCAACTCCGCACGCGCTACACGCGGCGGCGACATCGAAGAGACCGCGTTCAACACCAACCTGGAAGCGGCCGACGAGATTGCGCGCCAGCTGCGGCTGCGTGACCTGGGCGGCCTGATCGTTATCGACTTCATCGATATGACCCCGGTTCGCCATCAGCGCGCCGTTGAAAACCGTCTGCGTGAGGCCGTCCGTCAGGATCGCGCCCGTATCCAGATCAGCCACATTTCCCGCTTCGGCCTGCTGGAGATGTCCCGTCAGCGTCTGAGCCCGTCCTTAGGCGAATCCAGTCATCACGTCTGCCCACGCTGTAGCGGCACCGGCACCATCCGTGATAACGAGTCGCTGGCGCTCTCAATTCTGCGTTTGATTGAAGAAGAAGCGCTGAAAGACAATACCAAAGAAGTGCACGCGATCGTTCCGGTTCAGGTGGCCTCTTACCTGCTGAACGAGAAGCGTGAAGCGGTCAACGCTATCGAGAAACGCCAGGGCGGCGTGCGTGCGGTCATCGTACCGGATGACAAGATGCAGACCCCGCACTACTCCGTCCTGCGCGTGCGCAAAGGCGAAGAGACGCAGACCCTGAGCTATCACCTGCCGAAGCTGCACGAAGCGGAAATGGCGATGCCGTCCGACGAGGAGCACGCTGAGCGCCGTCGTCCTGAGCAGCCCGCACTGGCCGCGTTCGTAATGCCTGACGCTCCGCCGGCTCCGGTTGAAGTCGCGCCTGAAGCGAAGCAGGCTAAAGCCCAGCCCGCGACCAAAACCACGCCGGAAGTGGCCGTGCCGGCTACCGTCAGCACCGGTTTCTTTGGTCGTCTGATCGGCGGTCTGAAGAAGATGTTTGCAGGCGAAGACGCGCCGGCTGCCGCCCCGGTGGCGACAGAGGTTGCGGAACCGCAGAAACCGGCTGAAAGCGAGCAGCAGAGCAGCAACAGCCGTGGCGAACGCCGCAGCAACAATAACAACCGCCGTAACAACAACCGTCGCGAGCGCACACCGCGCAACGGCGACAACACGCAGTCGCGTGAAGGCCGTGAACCGCGCGAAAGCCGCGAGCCACGCGAACCGCGTGAGAGCCGTGAACCGCGTGAAAGCCGTGAGCCGCGCGAGGGCAACGACAACCGCCGTAACAAACGTCAGTCTCAGTCTGCAGAGACCCGCGAAGAGCGTCCGGCGCTGAGCGAAGAAGCGCGTCAGCAGCGCGATGAGCAGCAACAGCAGCGTCGTGAGCAGCGTGCTGAGCGTCAGCGTCGTCGTCAGGAAGAGAAACGTGCCGGTGAAGAGGCCGCTAAAGCCGCTGAGCAGGCCGCCGTTGTGGCGGAGTCTCAGGAAGTCACCGAGGCGCAGGATGATGAGCGCGTGCAGGTTATGCCGCGTCGTAAGCCGCGTCAGCTGAACCAGAAAGTGCGCGTGGATGATAATCGTCAGCCCGTGACTGCCGAGGCAGCAGCACAGCCTGCTGAGGCGCGTCAGCCGCAGCAGAGCGACGTCGCTCAGCCTGAGCTGCAGGCGCAGCAGAACGATGAGCAGGATGATAACGACAACCGTGACAGCGCCAACATGCCGCGCCGTTCACGTCGTTCGCCGCGTCATCTGCGCGTCAGCGGACAGCGTCGTCGTCGTTACCGTGATGAGCGTTACCCGACGCAGTCAGCGATGCCGCTGGCCGCTGCGGCTGCCTCACCTGAGATGGCATCCGGTAAAGTCTGGGTTCGCTATCCGGTAAGCCAGACCAGCGATGAGCAGGTTCAGAACGTGGCGCCAGAGACCCCGGCGTACAACCGTGAAGAGCCAGCAGACGTCGCGGCAGCACCGGTCGCCGCCGCCGTCGAAGCCGTAGCACAGGACGCACCTGTTCAGCAGGCTGAGCCACAGGCAGACACGCCGGTGCCGGTCGTGAACACCGACGACACCCGCGCTATCGACGCGCCGGTTGATGAGCAGCCTTCGGTTGTTCCGGCAGCCGAAGAGGCAAAAGCGGAAGCCGTTGCGGCCGAAGCCGTGCCTGCTGAACCTGTCGCTGAAGCGTCACCGGTTGCCAGCCCTGCCGCGGAGACCGCAGAGGTGACTAAGCCCGCAGACGCAGCACCGGCTGAAACAGCAGATGCTGACGAGCCAGTGAAAGTGGCAGAGCAGACCGCCAGCGATGTCAGCGACGTTATTACCGCAGAAGTCGAGGAAGTGCTGAATGCCCCGGTCGCCGCAGAAGCAGACTCTGCTCCTGTCAGCGAGCCACATGCACCGGTCGCTGCCCGCGATGTCGCCCCGGCTGCGCCGGCTGTCGTGACCGGGCAGCCAGCACCTGCTGCAGAAACCGCAGCGCATGAGGGCACCCGCTGGAAGCACTTCGCTTCAGCACCGATGACCAAAGCGCCTGCGCCAGCCTGGCAGTCCGAACCTGCGCGGCACAGTGACTGGGTACGTGCACCGTACCAGTTCGACGGTCGTGGTTCTGCGGGCGGTCACAGCGCCACACATCAGGCCACCGCGCCGGCTACCAAGCCGTAA
- the flgL gene encoding flagellar hook-associated protein FlgL — MRISTNMIFDQQVRGITDSQASWLKVGEQLSSGRRVTNPSDDPIAASRAVALTQTQQQGKQYALARTFAEQGLSLEENTLKGVTESIQNAQTLIVNGSTGTLSDDDRGSIATQLEGIRAQLLNQANSKDANGRYIFAGYKTDSAPFADTAGTGVAYTGGTEAITQKVDTSRTMTVAHTGDAIFMSITSNAKKEPDGTASETNVFAMLDSAIAALKVPQDDADATTKQTFQAAMDKTNRGLGNSLNNVLAVRSEIGIQLSEIDTLNAQGDDRSVIYNSQMSDLVNVDYTKAASDYTMQQTALQASYKTFTDMSKMSLFKVNS; from the coding sequence ATGCGAATCAGTACAAATATGATTTTTGACCAGCAGGTGCGCGGGATTACCGACTCGCAGGCCTCCTGGCTTAAAGTCGGCGAGCAGCTCTCCAGCGGTCGCCGCGTCACCAATCCCTCGGACGACCCGATTGCCGCTTCGCGCGCGGTCGCGTTGACGCAGACGCAGCAGCAGGGAAAACAGTATGCGCTGGCGCGCACCTTTGCTGAGCAGGGTCTGTCACTGGAAGAGAACACTCTGAAAGGTGTCACCGAGAGCATCCAGAATGCACAGACGCTGATCGTTAACGGTTCCACCGGCACGCTGAGTGACGATGACCGGGGATCGATCGCGACCCAGCTGGAGGGGATCCGTGCGCAGTTGCTGAACCAGGCCAACAGTAAAGATGCCAACGGCCGTTACATCTTTGCCGGCTATAAGACGGACAGCGCGCCATTCGCGGACACGGCGGGTACGGGTGTCGCTTACACCGGCGGCACCGAGGCGATCACCCAGAAGGTCGACACCAGCCGGACCATGACCGTGGCACACACCGGCGATGCTATCTTTATGTCGATCACAAGCAATGCCAAAAAAGAGCCGGATGGCACAGCCAGTGAAACTAACGTGTTCGCGATGCTGGATAGCGCTATCGCTGCGCTGAAAGTCCCGCAGGATGATGCGGATGCCACGACCAAACAGACGTTCCAGGCGGCGATGGATAAAACCAACCGGGGTCTGGGCAATTCGCTGAACAATGTCTTAGCCGTACGTTCTGAAATCGGTATCCAGCTGTCAGAGATTGATACGCTGAATGCGCAGGGCGATGACCGCAGCGTGATCTACAACTCGCAGATGAGCGATCTGGTTAACGTCGATTACACCAAGGCGGCGTCTGACTACACCATGCAGCAGACGGCCCTGCAGGCCTCTTATAAGACCTTCACTGATATGTCCAAGATGTCACTGTTCAAGGTGAATTCGTAA